The genomic window TTAGAGCATTCTCCCCTCTATTACTCTTTAAGCATATTTATCCTATAAGTTACATGGCTACACTTATTGGAGTTGTTGGTTTTATATTAGCTCTTTTAGGATGGTAATTGGGTATGCCTCCCATGAAAGGGTTTGGCATACCCATCAAACATTTTTAACTTACTGCCCAGCACTGAGCTTAAACTTCAATAATCTTTGGGTTTTTTAGCACTGCTTTTCCTTCTCCTCTTTTAACTTCTCCAACTTCAAAAGCATATCCTACTTTTTCTAATTCATCAATTAGATCATCTTTATATTCTTTTTTAGCAGATATTAATAACCCTCCTGCAGTTTCAGCTCCATAACCTTCTAATAATGGATGTCCAAACATTTTACTTAATTCTGGTGTTTTTTTAATACACGGTAGTGCTTTAATTTCTATAAGCTTTTTACTGAATTTAGCTATCTCATTACTATGTCCTAATATTCCAAAACCAGTTACATCAGTTAAAGCATTAGCTATTCTATCACCAACTCTCTCTTCAGCTTTTCTTAATGCCATTAAAGCATATCTATTTGATGTTGTCATAAGTTCAATTGCTTTATCTATAATTTCCTTTATTTCTTCCTCACTTAAACCTATAAACTCCTTAAACTCATCAGGAACCCTACTTAAAGCCATAGCTGTCTGTGTTCCTAATGGTTTTGTTAAAATTAATAAATCTCCTTCTTTAGCTCCAGCTTTAGTTAATAATTCTTCTTCTTTTCCAACTCCTGTAACCGCTCCTCCTATCAATGGCCAAGGATTTATTATAGTATGCCCACCAACTATAGATGTTTTATTCTCCCTACAGAAATCTTGAAATCCTCTTAACATCTCTTTAGAAATTTCAATAGGGAATTTTTCAGGAAAACCAATTATACATAGAACACCTATAATATCTAAAAATCCCATAGCATAAATATCACTTGTTGAATTACAAGCTGCAATTTTTCCCTGTATATAAGGATCATCAACTATTGGGGTAAAAACATCAACAGTTTTTGCTATTAGTATATCCCCCCTTTTAATTACAGCTGCATCATCCCCTAAACCAACAACCACATCTTTTAAATCTTCTTCAAAAACTATTCCATTAACTAAATTTTCAAGCTCAGTGCTGGGCAGTTTGCAAGCTCATCCATGTAGTTTAACCATTTCTGTTAGTTTTATTTTTTTCATTAATTATCACCTATTTATTGATAACAACCGTTTTTATATAACTCATCTCTTCCATTGCATACCTTACCCCTTCTCTCCCTAACCCGCTCTTTTTAATACCACCAAATGGCATATTATCTTGCCTATATAGAGAAGAGTCATTTATTATAACCCCACCATAATCTAAGTTTTCAGCAAAATATAAAGCTTTATTAATATCCCTTGTAAATACTGCAGCATGCAGCCCATATTCTGAATTAGCATAATCTAACATATGCTCCTCATTAGCTACAACTATAGGGGCTATAGGGGCAAAGGTTTCAGTATTACAAATAATATTATCATTATCAACCTTTAAAACTGTTGGATATACAACTGCTTTAACTCTTTTTCCTCCCAATAGTAACTCTGCTCCTTCCTCAATAGCTTTATTTATTAACTCTTCAACCCATTTAGCATGTTCTAGGCTTATTACTGGACCTAAATCTGTTTTTTCATTTAAAGGATCTCCTACATTCAATTTTTTTGTTTTTTCTAAAAATAATTTTATAAATTTATCAGCTATGCTTTCATCAACTATTATTTTGCCTACAGATATACACACTTGTCCAGAGTAGATGAAGCTACCTTTTACTAAACTATCAACAGCTCTTTCTATATCAGCATCAGCTAAGACAATGTTTGGATTAACCCCTCCTAGCTCTAAACAAACTTTTTTCTTAGCTTTCTCTAATATCATTTCTCCAACTTTTATGCTTCCTGTAAAAGATATCATATCTACCTTATCATTAACAACAATTTCTTCTCCCACAACCTCTCCTAATCCAGTTAATAAATTATATCCTCCTAAAGGGGCATTATATTTTTTGAAAGCTTCATATATTATCTTAGCTAATTCAATACAAACTAATGGAGCTTTTGGTGAGGGATGATGAACTATTGAATTACCAACAGCTATAGCTGGAGCTATTTTATGTGCTGAGAGATTTAATGGGAAGTTAAATGGAGTTATTGCTCCAACTAATCCAATAGGTTCTCTTCTTGTAAATATCAATCTATCTGATGGGATAACTTCATTTCTGAATTCTTTTACATAAAAAGCTGCAGATCTAAAAGTCTCTATACTCCTATTTACCTCTACTCTTGCCTGTTTTATTGGTTTTCCAGCATCTATAGCTAAAAGTTTAGCTAGTTCTTCTTTTTTTTCTTTAATTTTCTTGGCTATATACATTAAAATGTTAAATCTTTTTGTAATTGATAACTTCTTCATATCTTCTTTACAACTACAAGCTATATCTATAGCCTCTCTTACCTCATCTCTGCTTAATGCAGGGATCTTTCTAATAACTTCTAATGTATATGGATTTATAACTTCCAAATCTTCCCTTTCAATCCAATTACCATTTATGAGCATAATTCCACTCTTTAATTTTTATATATAAATCTTAAGATGTTAGCAATATTTTATATATTTTAACAAATTTATCATTATTTATAATGACAAATTTGTGATAGATATGGATTATGATAAACTATTAAAGAGGTTGAAAGATAAAGATGGAATTACAGTTGGAGCTTACTATACAGGAGATTGGAGCTTATATTTAATGTTTATCTTTGGATCTATTATAGTAGGAAGGATTTATGGAAACACAATGATGGTTATTATCTCTTTAATGTCTTTAGCTTTGCTATTTTCAGTGCCCTCTCTAATATTCCACTTCAAAAAGGAGAATTCAAACAATATTAATACACAACTTTTTTGGTTTTCCATATTTTTAGGAGCTTTAGCTTTAATAATATTTATAGCTAAGGTGAAATAATATGAGTAGAGAGATAATAGTTTCTATCTCATTCTTAATATTTGGTGTATCACTTTTATTAGCATTGTGGAATATCCATGTTTCTCCAGGTGTTAATTTGATTTATTTAAAAAACTATATTATCCCAAACTATGTTTGTGCTGTTGTTTTTGATTGGAGGGCTTATGATACATTAGGAGAAGCTTTAGTTTTAGTTGTAGCTGTCATGATATCATGGGTTATATTTGGAAAATCTTTATATGATAACAGTTTTTTAAAAGAACTTTTTAAGATTCCAGAATCAGATGATTATATAACTCTTCAAAAATGGGGAGAATTTACAAACATAATTGAGTTTTTAGCTTTTCCTATGAGTATTTTAATGGTTGGTTTGGGTATAATAACTATATTAGGAGGTCATATAACCCCTGGAGGAGGTTTTCAGGGGGGAGCATTAATAGCTGGGGCATTTATATTATCTGTTGTGGCCTTTGGTTCAAAAACTCCACTATGGTTTGATCATAAGTATTTAGAGAAATTAGAGGCATTAGGGGCATTAGGATATTTATTAATAGGCTTATTAGGGATGGTGTTTGGAGGGTATTATTTATTTAACTTCTACTCTGTGAATGGTTTTATAATATTCCCATCTCCAAAAGAGATTGTAACAGCTGGGATAATCCCTTATTTAAATATATTTGTTGGATTAAAAGTTCTTGCAGGGTTATCTACAGCATCATTTTTGTTATCCTGTGAAAAGGTTATAATTGAAAGGATAGAGAAATCTGAAGAGAAGTGGTAGAGATGATAAGCTTATTGTATCCATCAGTACTGTCATTTATTGTAGGGTTTATAGTAGGGATAAAATATAGAGAGAAGATAAGGAATAAATTACTAATAATTATCTTATCTATAGTAATAGCTTACTTTTTAGGAAGTTTTCCTTACTATAATTTACCTATATCATTTTCTTATGTGTCTGCTGTTTTAGGAGTTATTTTTGGTAATATGGTGAGAAAATGATTATAACTCTACTAGATAAGTGTCGACCAAAGGATGAGTGTAAATCCTGTCCTTTCTATACAAAAACATCCAAATGTATTGAAGCTTGTCCTACAGATGCTATTTTTTTATTAAATAATAAAAGCTTTTCCTGCCTAACATGTGGTCAATGTGCCGAAGCTTGTCCAAATAAAGCAATAAGGAAGAATGAATTTGGAGGTTATTATGTGGATAGAAAGAGATGTAATGGTTGTGGCCTTTGTGAAAAAGCCTGTCCTATAGGGATAATAAAGCTTGTTGAAAAGGGGGGAAGAAAGTTTCCAATGGGTATATGTAGTATGTGTGGGGCATGTGTAGAGGTTTGCCCATACAATGCAAGGGTCAGCTCTTATGAGTTATTAAATACTAAAAGAGATAAACTTGCTGATATATATTTAAAAGCTTTATCTAAAATTTTAAAAGTTGATTTAAAGAGAGAAAATATAGAAGAAATGAGAAAAATAAAAGAGAAGAGAGTAAATATAAAAATAGATAAAGATAAATGTGTTGGATGTTTGAGATGCTCATATCTTTGCCCTAAAGATACAATTAAACCAATTAATGTTAATGCCTGTACACTCTGTAATTTATGTCATGAACACTGCCCTGTAGATGCTATTGAATATGGAGAGGTAAAAGAGGGTTGTATATTATGCTTTAACTGTGTTAATATCTGCCCAAACAGTGTATTAAAAGTTGAGAATTTTAAAGTAGTTAAATTAAAAGAAGATAAAAAAATTAAACCTAAAAACTACTGTATAAACTGTGGTTTGTGTGCCTTGGAATGTAAAAGTGGAGCTTTAAAATTTGAAGATAATAGATTATATTATTCTCCAGATCTATGTTGGAAATGTTTGAAATGTGTGGAAGTTTGTCCACAAAATGTTAGAGAGTTGAAAGGAGATATAATTATAGGTGGTTGTTCTCTATGTGAAATTTGTATAAATAACTGCCCAGAGAATGCTATAGAAATAGAAGAAAAGATATTTGAAAATATCAAAGATGATAGATGTATAGTTTGTGGAACTTGTTCAAATGTTTGTCCAATGAATGCTATAATAATAGATAAAACTAATAAGACAATTATGTTTAAGGATAACTGTATAGCTTGTGAAAACTGCTCAATTCACTGTCCAAGAGATATAATTCCTAATACAACAGGATTTAAAAAAGTTGTAGATAAGGAAAGATCATTTATAAGAACTGATATGAGCCTTTGTATAAAATGTGGATTGTGTAATAAAGCATGTCCAAATGAATGTATAGATTATGGGGTTATAGATTATGATAAATGTGAATTTTGTGGAGCTTGCTACAACACCTGCCCTGTAAAGGCTATTTACTTATATAGAAGTTGGAAGATAAAAGAATAATATTGCTATATATTATGTAGTTAAATTTATATATAAATATAAAGCTAATTCTGTATTGGTGATATTTATGGTTTTTGAAGAATTTATCACAGGTCTAAAAAAGGAGGATAAAAAATTTACAGATAATCTTAAAAAAGATAATATTTTAGAAAATGAGATAAAAGAAAAATCTAAAATAGCTGAATTGGAGAGTAAGATATTAAAATTAGAAATGGAAAAGAAGGAATTAGAAAGGGAAAATTTACAACTTTTAAAAGAAATTGAAGTTTTAAGAAGAGAATTAGATAGAATGAGAGTACCTCCATTGATTGTAGGGACAGTTGTAGATAAAATAAGTGATAGAAAGGTTGTTGTTAAAAGCTCTACTGGACCAAACTTTTTAGTAAGTGTTTCTCACTTTGTAGATCCTGACAAATTAACTCCTGGGACAAGGGTGTGTTTAAATCAGCAGACTTTGACTGTTGTTGATATTTTGCCAGAGAGTAAAGATTACAGAGCAAAAGCTATGGAAGTAGATGAACGACCAAATGTTAGATATAGTGATATTGGAGGATTAGATAAACAAATACAGGAAATTAGAGAAGTTGTTGAGCTGCCATTAAAACATCCTGAACTATTTGAAAAAGTAGGTATTGAACCACCAAAAGGTGTTCTCTTATATGGACCACCAGGAACAGGAAAGACATTATTAGCTAAAGCTGTAGCTACAGAAACTAATGCAACATTTATAAGAGTTGTGGGTTCAGAGTTAGTTAAAAAGTTTATTGGAGAAGGGGCTCAATTGGTTAAAGATATATTTAAATTAGCTAAAGAAAAGGCTCCTTCTATAATATTCATTGATGAAATAGATGCTATAGCTGCAAAAAGGACAGAAGCACTAACTGGTGGAGATAGGGAAGTTCAAAGGACACTAATGCAATTGTTAGCAGAAATGGATGGGTTTGATCCAAGAGGAGATGTTAAAGTTATAGCAGCAACAAATAGATTAGATATCTTAGATCCAGCCATTTTAAGGCCTGGAAGATTTGATAGAATTATAGAAGTTCCACCTCCAGATGAAAAAGGAAGATTAGAGATATTAAAAATCCATACAAGAAATATGAACTTAAAAGATGTGGATTTAGAAGAAATAGCTAAAATTACAGAAGGTTGTGTAGGTGCTGATATAAAAGCTATATGTACTGAAGCAGGGATGAATGCTATCAGAGAATTTAGAGATTATGTAACTATGGATGACTTTAGAAAGGCTGTTGAGAAAGTTATGGGCAAAAGAATTAAAAAAGAAGAACCTGCACATCTTTCAGTATTATATAGATAAACTTTTTTTATTTTTTATATTTAAAATTTATAGATGGCTCTTTTATTTTTATAATGTTTTTTATCCTTGTTTTAATGGATGAGCGATTCAAACACCTTGAATACTTGCTTGACATGGTTAGATATGCTGTTTCCATCCTTGTTTTAATGGATAAGCGATTCAAACCTGGCCATTGATGACATTGACACTTACGTCGATGGTTTCCATCCTTGTTTTAATGGATGAGCGATTCAAACATTACAAAATTATGTATATTGTGAAGATATTGATGATGTTTCCATCCTTGTTTTAATGGATAAGCGATTCAAACCCTATGCAACCACTAACTATATTCGCCAAAACTCCTATATAAATCTTTCTTTTCCCATGCGATTTTTCTTACTACCCAATTATTAAAACCTTTATAAAGTTAAGAAAGATTATGCAAATTATTTATAAATATAACGCACAACTGTATCATAAAATATAAACAATTATAACTTATCTAACTAAAATAAAAACAAACTAAACATAAAACCATAAAAATAAAAATAAATAACAAAAATAATTAAAAAATCTCAATTTTAATTTGAAAAAATCATTATTACTTTTTCCCGATTTTCTCATACAAATTTTAACAAGAGGATATATAAAGGCAAGAAAAGTTAATTAAAAAGATTGATATAGTTATTAGAAAATTAATTTATTTTTTTATTTCTTCCTCTAATTCCCACTCTTTTATCCTTTCTCCTGTTAGCATGAATACTATTCTATCACCTATAGAAGCTACAATGTTACCACTTCTCTCTAAATACTTTCCTGCAAAAATGATCTCAGTGTAAAGAGTGATTTTATTTGGATTTTCTATAATTTTTGTTAGCATACTTCTATACAATTGTTCAAACAATTCATGTAACTTCTTATCCATATTATATACTTCTATAGCTAACTTTTCATCTCTATTTTTGAATGCATCCATAGCTTCATCAAGCATATCTAATAAATAATTTTTCATAACAATTAATAACTCATTATATCTTTTTCCTTCAATATCAGATTTTAACAAAAGTTTGCAAATCTTTGAAGCATTATCACCAACCTTCTCAAGCTTTGAAGAAATCTTTAATACTGTTATTATTTCCCTAAGATCTTCTGCTACAGGTTGATATAGAGCTAGGGATTTTATACATTTGTCCTCTATATTAATCTCCATAAGATCAATATCTACATCTTTTTTCCTTATGATCTTAGCATTATTTTTATCCCCTTCCATAAAAACCTTAATAGCATTTTCAGTTTGTTCTTTACAAAGATTGGCCATTTCCATTAAATCTCCTTCAAGTTCTTTTATGATAGCTTCAAATCTTCTCATAATTTTCCCCTCTATATTTAACCAAATCTACCCCTAATATAATCATCAGTTTCTTTCTTTTTTGGATTTAAGAAAATCTCTTCTGTTTTATCAAATTCAATTAATTTTCCCATTAAAAAGAATGCAGTATAATCAGATATTCTACTAGCCTGTTGCATATTATGAGTTACAATAACAACAGTATAGTCTTTAGCAAGTTCAGTAATTAACTCTTCTATCTTTAATGTAGATATAGGATCTAATGCAGATGTAGGCTCATCCATTAATAACACTTCTGGCTTTACTGCTATGGCTCTTGCTATGCACAACCTCTGTTGCTGCCCTCCAGAGAGCTTAAGAGCATTTTTATGTAATTCATCTTTAACCTCATCCCATAGAGCAGCTTTTTTTAAAGCCCATTCTACTATCTTATCAAGTTCTTTCTTATTTTTAATTCCATGAATTCTTGGTCCAAAGGCTACATTATCATAAATACTCATTGCAAATGGATTAGGTTTTTGAAAGACCATACCCACTCTTCTTCTTAACTCATAAACATCTACATCCTTATCATATATATTCTTCCCATCCAAAAATACCTTTCCTTCTATTCTAACATTTTCAATAAGATCATTCAATCTATTAAGACATCTTAAAAATGTTGATTTTCCACATCCTGATGGACCTATTAATGCTGTTATTCTATTTTCATATATAGGAAGGGAAATATCAAATAAAGCCTGTTTTTCTCCATACCATAAATTTAAGTTTTTTGTTTCCATTTTTATTTTTTCCATAAAATCCCTCCCAATTATATTTTAATATCTTCTCTTAAAGCATATCTTATGGGAATAAAAATTGATAAGAATATGATTAACATAATTAAAGCCGTCCCCCATGCCATTTTATGGTCTTCAGGTGAAGGGCTATTTATAAGTTCATAAATTAACATAGGTATAGCCCCAATGGGTTTAAGGGGGTTTAATAGATCAGGATAACTCTCATATAACCCCCCAATAGTAAAAATAAGTGGTGCTGTTTCTCCTGCAACTTTTGCCATTCCTATTAACATACCTGTGAGTATTCCTTTTTTAGCCATTTTTGTTATAACTTTAAATATTACTTGTGCTCTTGTGCAGCCAAGAGCATAAGCCCCCTCTTTATATATTCTTGGAATTTCAGACATGGCTTCTTCTGTATATACTGCAACATAAGGAGTCATAATTAAAGCTAAAGCTAAAGCTCCAGCAATAGCTGAGAATGACCCAAGAGGAACTACAACAACTGCCATTATGAATGTTCCCACTAAAATTGTTGGAAACTCTAACATAATCTGCAGTAAAACCCTTGTAGCTTTTCCTATAAAGCTCTTTGGAAACTCATAAGCATAAGTTCCTGCTAAAAATGCTAATGGAAGGCCAATTAAAGAAGCTAGAAAAGTTAAATATAATGTTCCAATTATGGCTGGTCCTATCCCTCCTTCACTTTTAGTAGCTGTTAAAAATTTCAATCCTCCCTCTAAAACCACAGGTAGACCTTTTAATATTATAGAAAATATAATATGGAATAATGGTAAAACAGCCAAGAATGTCAAACATCCTATAACAATCAAAAATAATTTATCTTTTATCATTCTAATTCTTTTATGACTCATAAAAACCCCTCAATGACTTATTTGCTTCCTCCATTTCATTAAATAAATCACTCCAATAATATTAACCACTAATCCAATTATAAATAGCACTAAACCTGCAGCATACAAGGTAGAGAGCATATATTCATAGAGATTGGCATTTCCAAATTGATTAGCTATTAATGAAGAGATTGTGTAACCCGGAGCAAAGAGTTTGTATGTTAAATTAAATGAGTTTCCTATAACTAATGAAACAGCAACTGTTTCTCCTAAAGCTCTACCAAATGCTAATATAAATCCTGAGACTATAGCTGGTGATATGTATTTAATAAGTTGTTTTGTGGCCTCATATTTTGTACAACCTAAAGCATACAGCCCTTCTTTATAAACTTGTGGTATCATAGCATAAGCTTCTCTAATAATAGCTGAAGCAAAAGGAGTGACCATAATACCTAACAGTATTCCTGCAGCAAAATATGAATAACCTGTTATTGGAGGGTAATTAAATAATGGAATAAAAGAGAAATGTTCATATAATATCTTCATTACAGTGTCTTTTAATATAGGAACTAAAAAGAATGCCCCCCAAATACCATATATTATTGTAGGTAATCCTGCCATAATGTCTGAGATAATAACTAAAATCTGCTTTAGCCATTTTGGAGCATAGTCATTAACAAAAATCGCAAAACATATTGCTATAGGAATAGCAAAAATAACAGCTATTGTAGCTGTATATACACTTCCCCATATGGCAGCAGCTAATCCATATTTTTCTCTTGAAGCTTCCTCTGCTGCTATCCATATATTTTTTATAAAAAGATCTATTCCAAACTTCTCTATAGCTGGATAGGCATTAATAAAATATGATAATAACATTGTAATAAAAATTAAAAAAACAATTAAAATTGCTGGAAAGGTTATAATAACAAAACTATCAATCTTTTTAAATATTTTCTTAAAATTCATATAATCCCTCCAAATGTTAATTACATTTAAAAAAGTAAAAAATAAGGTATAAAAAAGTTATTGATTATGTTTTTTACTCCTTAACCATGTCTATAGCCTTTAAGCCTATTTGAGCTACTTCTGGTGGTAAGCCTACATAACCTTCAGCCAAGTGCTCTGGCTTCTGTCCTTCAGTCAATACCCACTTTACAAATGTTTTGACAGCTTTAGCTTCTTCTGTGGAATAGTGCTTTTTATTTTTATTCTCCCAAACTAAGAAGTGTGTAAATGCTACAATTGGATATGCATTTTTTCCAGGAGCATTTAATAACTGTTTTAGATCTTCCTTATAACCTTCTGTAGGATCAGGAATATTTGCTTTAACAGCTGCTACAGCTGCTTTTATTGTTTCATCTGTAGGAGTTACAAAGTTTCCAGCTTTATTTTTAATAGCTGCTACAGGTAAATTATTCTTTATAGTATATGAAAGCTCAGTATATGCTATTGAATAAGGAGTTTTTTCTAAAATTGCTATAACTCCTGGGTTTCCTTTACCTCCAATCCCTCCTAAATTTGATGGCCAATTTTTACCAACATAATCACTTGGCCACAATCCATTTGTAGCTAAGTTTAAATATGTTGTAAATATCTTTGTAGTTCCACTAGCATCAGATCTGTGTATTGTTACAATCTCTTTATGAGGTAGATTTAAACCAGGATTTAATTCTTTTATAGCTGGATCATCCCAATATTTTATATCTCCTTTAAATATCTTTGCTATGACTTCTGGAGTTAAATTTAATGTAGCTTTTCCTATTTCTGGAACATTGTAAGTTACAACAACAGCACCAACAATTTCAGGGAATTGTAATGGCTGATCTCCTGTAGATAAGAATTTTTTCCACATCTTTTCAGTAACTGGTGGATCACTTCTACCTATATGTGTTAACCCTTTCAAAAATGCATCCTGACCATGCCCAGAACCTCCACCTTCATATTCAACCTTTATATTTGGATACTCTTTTTGGAAGTCAGCAATCCACTTTTCTATTTGATACTTTGGAAAAGTAGCTCCTGTAGTTCTAATGGTAATTATTTTCTGAGTTTCTTTCTGAGAACTTTTTTCATTAACACATCCTGCCAAGAAAGATGTAGAGATTAGGATTGTTAGTAGGATTATTAAGATTTTCCTCAAATTTTTCACCTCCAGTATGGCATCAATATGTTAATAGCATAAAAGTATTATTTAAAATTTACTATTTTGAATTATAATTCATAAAATATGAACAATATAAAAGATATATAAATATTAATAGAATAATAATTGAATTAAAAACAATAAAAAAGTGAAATAATGATGATATCAAGGGATGATGTAGAAAGTTTGGATCCTATAGAAAAGATGTATTTTAAAAGAATACTATCATTTATAAAAAACACTTTAAAAATTGATGTTACTCAATATAAAGAGAGTTATATTATAAGAAGAATAAGAGTAAGAATGAAAGCTACAAAATGTCAAAGTTTTAAAGAATATTATGAATATCTTAAAACCCATAAAGAAGAGCATGAGGAGTTAGCTAACACTTTAACAGTTAACGTTACTGAATTTTGGAGAGATATTACTGTATATAAGGAGATAATGAAAATTATTGATAATTGGGTAGCTGATAGATCAATAAGAAAGCTGAGAATCTGGAGTGCAGGTTGTTCTTCTGGGGAAGAGCCTTATGGAGTAGCTATTATATTAAATGAAGCAATAGAGAAGCATAAAAGAAAGTTATTATTGGCATCAATTATTGGGACTGATATTGATAAGGAGGTTTTAAATAAAGCTAGGATTGGAATTTATCACATAAAACAATTAAAAAATTTACCCCCTCATATAATTGAGAAGTATTTTATCAAACTAAATGAGGAAGAATATCAGATAAAACAGATCATTAAAAAATATGTAAAATTTCAATTACATGATCTAATAAAAGATCCTCCATTAAAAAATATGGATATGATATTATGTAGAAATGTTATCATTTATTTTGATAAAAAGATACAAGAAGAAATATTTTTAAAATTTTATGAAGCTCTAAATCCTGGAGGATTTTTAGTGTTGGGTAAAACAGAGATATTACATGGAGAGGCTAAAAAGTTATTTAAAACATATAATGCTAGGGAAAGGATATATCAAAAACCAAAAGAAGAATAAATTAGCTTTCCATATCAACTACTTTATCTAATTTTTTAATAGATTCTGGATCAACAATTATTATTAAGTAACATTTTAGAGGAAATCTACCAATAATCTCAACTTTTGTGTCGTATAACATAACAACATCAGTCTTTTCAGCAACCTCTGTTATTAAAGATTCAACAATAGTGAATCCTATATCTTTAATGAATTCTGGAGGGGTGAAATTAATTACACCATTTAATCTATTAGCAAAAACATTTAGAAAGGAAGTAATAACTATATTCCCCACTTCACCAATTAGTGACCTTTCCATCTCTTCATAATCTGGTAATTCTGACTTACTTACAAGAGAATCCCAAAGTATATCTATTAGTAATAGTTTTTCTAATTTAATGGCATCTTTTTCAGGTATTAATATCAACCCCTTACCTGATAAAACTCCTTCAAAGTCAATTCTAGCAGCTTTATAATTCTCATCCCCAAATTGTTCAGGTATATATTCTATTAAAGCAAACCTTATCCCTAAAAAATTTACTTCTACATTTTCTCCAGTTAGTTCCATAAAAGAATGTGCCATATTCTCAGTAGCTTCTTTACCTAGCTTAATAAGCCTATTTATTGGTTTAATAAATCCCATAATATCACAAAAAATTTAAGTATTTAACTTTCAAATTTTACACTTAATTTATCTTTTACTTTACCTTCAGTTATTGCTTTAAACAATTTATCAACAGATTCATTTGGTAACACTATTAATACCTCAAAGCTCTCTCCAACTTCACATATGTGCATTGTTGATTTGAAGGCCATTATAATATCATCATCTTTAATATTATTATCTTTGAAGATTTTATTTAAAATTTCTCCTCCCATACCTGTTATAAATTCTGGTGGAGTCATAGTTAGAGTAGTGTCCATAAAATTAGCAAAAGAGTCAACATAAGCTGAAATTAGTATATTACATATCTCATTTATAGCAGATATTTTCATATCATCCATTTCATCATTGTCACATTCCATACCCATTCCTAATAACATTGCTTTAGATATCTCTAAAGCTCCTTTTTCAGAG from Methanocaldococcus villosus KIN24-T80 includes these protein-coding regions:
- the pstS gene encoding phosphate ABC transporter substrate-binding protein PstS, whose translation is MRKILIILLTILISTSFLAGCVNEKSSQKETQKIITIRTTGATFPKYQIEKWIADFQKEYPNIKVEYEGGGSGHGQDAFLKGLTHIGRSDPPVTEKMWKKFLSTGDQPLQFPEIVGAVVVTYNVPEIGKATLNLTPEVIAKIFKGDIKYWDDPAIKELNPGLNLPHKEIVTIHRSDASGTTKIFTTYLNLATNGLWPSDYVGKNWPSNLGGIGGKGNPGVIAILEKTPYSIAYTELSYTIKNNLPVAAIKNKAGNFVTPTDETIKAAVAAVKANIPDPTEGYKEDLKQLLNAPGKNAYPIVAFTHFLVWENKNKKHYSTEEAKAVKTFVKWVLTEGQKPEHLAEGYVGLPPEVAQIGLKAIDMVKE
- the pstC gene encoding phosphate ABC transporter permease subunit PstC — translated: MNFKKIFKKIDSFVIITFPAILIVFLIFITMLLSYFINAYPAIEKFGIDLFIKNIWIAAEEASREKYGLAAAIWGSVYTATIAVIFAIPIAICFAIFVNDYAPKWLKQILVIISDIMAGLPTIIYGIWGAFFLVPILKDTVMKILYEHFSFIPLFNYPPITGYSYFAAGILLGIMVTPFASAIIREAYAMIPQVYKEGLYALGCTKYEATKQLIKYISPAIVSGFILAFGRALGETVAVSLVIGNSFNLTYKLFAPGYTISSLIANQFGNANLYEYMLSTLYAAGLVLFIIGLVVNIIGVIYLMKWRKQISH
- the pstA gene encoding phosphate ABC transporter permease PstA; the encoded protein is MSHKRIRMIKDKLFLIVIGCLTFLAVLPLFHIIFSIILKGLPVVLEGGLKFLTATKSEGGIGPAIIGTLYLTFLASLIGLPLAFLAGTYAYEFPKSFIGKATRVLLQIMLEFPTILVGTFIMAVVVVPLGSFSAIAGALALALIMTPYVAVYTEEAMSEIPRIYKEGAYALGCTRAQVIFKVITKMAKKGILTGMLIGMAKVAGETAPLIFTIGGLYESYPDLLNPLKPIGAIPMLIYELINSPSPEDHKMAWGTALIMLIIFLSIFIPIRYALREDIKI
- a CDS encoding CheR family methyltransferase, which encodes MMISRDDVESLDPIEKMYFKRILSFIKNTLKIDVTQYKESYIIRRIRVRMKATKCQSFKEYYEYLKTHKEEHEELANTLTVNVTEFWRDITVYKEIMKIIDNWVADRSIRKLRIWSAGCSSGEEPYGVAIILNEAIEKHKRKLLLASIIGTDIDKEVLNKARIGIYHIKQLKNLPPHIIEKYFIKLNEEEYQIKQIIKKYVKFQLHDLIKDPPLKNMDMILCRNVIIYFDKKIQEEIFLKFYEALNPGGFLVLGKTEILHGEAKKLFKTYNARERIYQKPKEE
- the phoU gene encoding phosphate signaling complex protein PhoU — its product is MRRFEAIIKELEGDLMEMANLCKEQTENAIKVFMEGDKNNAKIIRKKDVDIDLMEINIEDKCIKSLALYQPVAEDLREIITVLKISSKLEKVGDNASKICKLLLKSDIEGKRYNELLIVMKNYLLDMLDEAMDAFKNRDEKLAIEVYNMDKKLHELFEQLYRSMLTKIIENPNKITLYTEIIFAGKYLERSGNIVASIGDRIVFMLTGERIKEWELEEEIKK
- the pstB gene encoding phosphate ABC transporter ATP-binding protein PstB — translated: MEKIKMETKNLNLWYGEKQALFDISLPIYENRITALIGPSGCGKSTFLRCLNRLNDLIENVRIEGKVFLDGKNIYDKDVDVYELRRRVGMVFQKPNPFAMSIYDNVAFGPRIHGIKNKKELDKIVEWALKKAALWDEVKDELHKNALKLSGGQQQRLCIARAIAVKPEVLLMDEPTSALDPISTLKIEELITELAKDYTVVIVTHNMQQASRISDYTAFFLMGKLIEFDKTEEIFLNPKKKETDDYIRGRFG